The Bombus pascuorum chromosome 4, iyBomPasc1.1, whole genome shotgun sequence genomic interval AcatatgttattaaattagattacttaataattgtatttattcaaTCACtatgttgtaaatattaatctaatataattatttttttgattaATATAGATTTGTTCAAGATTTTTACCATCAAAGACACTTAAAATTTTCCACTAAATTATGTTAATGAataaagatttaaattttgaaaaacgaGTGATCTATAGTTACGGATTAATAATAGATAGAACACTTTACTTGAATTAATAAGTAGAAAGGAGCTGACAaaactgttttatttaaaaatgtgtaCACGCAATAaagcttcattttttataatggaATTTTAGTCAGCGTCCGATTAATTgtcaaatcaatttttttatttaattttgaactCGTCGTTGAACAAATAGGGGAAAGATAAGTAATTGCAACCTGTTGCATAGGAAGATACATATTTGAACTGTCTTCTGAAAGGTTCAGATAAATAGTTTTACcgtatatataagtattttttataacaccATTATAATTTCTCTCACAGATAAATCTAATATTAAATCTTCACATATCGCTGGAGACAGATTACATCAGCGCGGATGTGAATTCCATAGGTTATATACGATTATAGTACAAGAGTATTTTCATTCATCTAAATATTACACAAGGATTGATATGGAGATTTTAGAAACTTTCGTTTATAAAgagatatttgttaaattttttttaaatatgttcaGTGCGATAGGATTGATTCCAATCTTTGCTTTAACGAAAAAGCTTAAACTGTTATGTTTCTACTACTGAGAATATTTAtcattggtaataaatattaaatctatTAATCGATTACGatttcttgtaaaattccgcttttttttaattgtttatggAGATTATTATGGATATAGTATATTGTAATAAcgtgaatataattttaagatGATCTATTAGCCAAccaaatattcataatttttcacagGCAGTATTATGCTACGTTCCGCAGTGGTTGTGGAACATGTGCGAAGGCGGTTTGATCAACGCTTTGGTTATGGGTATGAATCATAGTCTCGATTGCGAGGAAAACATTCAAAAGAAAAAGTCAATGCTAATGGTTTACCTGATGCAGTATAGAAAGGTAAtacgattatttattaaacatttaattatttttaataattagagtTTCTAAGATAAGCCGTAAAAcaaatctaaatataaaactagTAAAGCATTAGATACTAATAATGttacaatatgaaatataaacaatgatactatataaaatacaatacttaactaaaaataaacgataacaTTTGATTTTGCATACCGCCTTGTATTTCTAAATGACTAGTAGcttttctgtcattttgatCAAACTTATTTGGCCAATTTAATTCTTGAATCCTTCGAAAGAATTTTTCGACAGTGACACAAAAGCGTAAGAGCAAAGGCGAGAGGAAGGCTGAGATGATTTGGTTAGATCCAATTTGCCTTCATTGAGTCCAATTTATGCCAATTCACCGATTGCTTCTTCTTTCAGACACACAACAAGTATGTGTATCGGTATTTCGGCTGCGAGGTTCTCTGTCTCATCAACATCTTCCTTCAACTGTGCCTGATGAATCAGTTCTTTGACGGCGAATTCCTCAGTTATGGTCTGCGAGTGCTCTCTCTACCTGACGTTCCCCAGGAGGAACGTGTTGATCCTATGGTCTACATTTTTCCACGCGTCACTAAATGCATATTCCACAAGTATGGCGCGTCAGGAACAATACAGAAGCACGACTCACTATGTATTCTCCCGTTGAACATCGTGAATGAAAAgacgtatatttttatctgGTTCTGGTTTACAATCCTATTGGTTTTGCTCTTGGGCCTAATAGTCTACAGAGCTGCCATAATCTttgccccagcaatcagaccAAGATTGCTTCAACTATCCTCAAGACTTCCCTCTATCGAAACCTGCTCTAGCATCAGCAAGAAGATTGATCTGGGTGACTGGTGGCTTCTCTACATCCTCTCTTCTAACATGGACTCATTAATATACAGGGACTTCCTCCAAGAGCTCACAAAAAAAATGAGCGACACACATTCAGTCGCTGCTTAGACTtagattttcatattttataattaagatTGAAAAACACTGATTAAAAGATAACAGTTATGGACTGATTTATTGATTGGTCATTAGGACATAGGCAAATAATATACTGACCTATGTCTCCATCTGAAAATGATGAAGCATTAAGAGAATTTATAGAGATATTTTCCTAACTAGCGCCTAGAAAAACAATTGCTATGTACGACTGACGTAATAAATACGGTGAAGACACTCTTGATGCCGCGTTAAAGTGACCACTTTAGGATCTccgtgtgtgtgcgtgtgtgtgttgTGTGTGCTATTGCGCATGTATGTAGGTGTGGATGATGTGTTTCGTGCACACGCACGcgaatcattattttttaacgattagATCCTGAGAGAGAATTGTTCTACATCTCTTTATTTAGTGTTCGTTCTCCAAAGCAAACAAAGctattttatttgttcgaGAAGTATTGCTCAAAGCAAATTGTTTCTACATAGGATATCAAACATATCTTACTGTACGAGGATATCTTTTActatacaacatttttttgtCATGAGATCAttctgatatttttctaatgtATCGATCTTGTGATTATAACGACATATGTTACTGCATGTTGTAAAAGACACTATTATGATACATTCCCATATAATGTATTCAAATCCATTCCTttagttctttattttctttcaacaaagatctttttcttttttaatatgagtatattgaatttttaaacgtacattttacgttaaaatACAAATGGGGATAAGTTTTCAATGTGATCAAGTAATTACAAtactagaaaataatttttgtatggTTAATGCAAGTATATAACATATTCCTCGAATTGGATCGTATGTCATATTTTAGTAGCGTTTCagagaaatacaatttttttaactgCAAAAGAGTACTAAGAAGATGGATGTTATGAATGATGGaaatgttattataaatttgttataattttgtcCATTTCTGTGAATGTAAAAGGCGCATGTTGTCTATGCATTCCGTATATCGAACGACTATCTACCATTTGTATTCCCTCAACAGGAATACATTGTCGaagaagatttttattaaatgttataaattttcaagcaGATGATACCTTCCATTATGCTTTAACCAATTTCTATGTCCTAGTATATTAATGTATAAGCATTAAGCAAATTGTACcatatatattacatgtatttcCTATTGGAAAATCAGAAATGATAAACAAAAAGATGAGCCGAATTTTTACGGTACTACTTTAGACGATTAATAGGTGATTAATGAGAGAAGTAAAGATTGATACAGATggataatgttttatacaattttacgatttatatttaactacCGCAGCGATATTGtatcaaatgaaaatatagcAAGTACACCTATTGTTGTTCATTCCAttcattgatatttaattgtagTAAAAGATTTTTCGTTTAGTTTACTATTTTGTTCAAACATATGAAATAGTTATTTCTGTCTCGATTTTACgtttgtatttaatgtttatttcattaatttagtAAGAGAGCTAAAatgtaaggctataacatgcAATACAAtgctttcctttctttttcttacatGTTCTTTTGAGATTTACCTAATGCTAGAGAATGTTGTATACAGGTAAatgataacgtaaaacatgtTGATAGAGatatcaaaaaaatatatactttaattCGACCATGTTATGCTTTTTCTTtagtattatagtatttacaaaaaataaaagtttcctatttaaaaatacacgaatattttttatttaaatcttataCTATTAAACCGAAGTTTTTGAAATTGTcccttttttaaatctttaaaaaggcaaaaaacatttttctttaaattatcttttatttatttattaaaattttttttgtaaacaCAGTACAGTGAAAGGACATTTCTTATTGGACTCTCGTTTCATTCCAACCTTAAGGATCATTAAGGGTGGAAGGAATTGTACCTGTAAACAAGATGGACAAATGTAAGGTAAAAGTAAACTCAGAATTTTCCATTAGAATGTGTTCTATCCTTTGTATTTTGATTTTGTTCCTGCTAGGCCATCGACATTGAGTCTCTAAACAATGACTCTGATTGAGTGTTTGAACAATGAAACGATGTACGgtaatttcgaatttcgttTTTAGTTTACATATCGTAATCGATTCCCCAAAAGTTCCCGCGATAAAGTATTTATCGAGATATCTAGAGAGATTATAGAGAAATAACTCCAAACACAAATAACTAGTATAACTAGAATTAGTAATACCGCACGAGATACAAAAATGACAAGAAAGTCAGGTGATCCCCTAAATTGTAAGACAAAAATTGCTATTTATCTTTTGTCTCGCCAAAaaaggtaataatttataataataaaagtaaaatgaaaaaaaacatttaatctcatgtattatacaaaattatttatatttattcaaattattacattCAACTTTTTAAGTCTTTTGTGCACACATATTATTGTTAACAAGCTTAAACAATTGATAAGATTCTTCTATTGGATATTCAATTAATGTACATTGAAATTGATCTTGAAAAGCATTTTGAAACAATGGTAGCACATCTTGAATagtaacatttatattaaGCTCCTGACTAATGCTTGTTACACCCTTTCCTTTGATACCACAAGGTATAATATGATTAAACCAACTTAAGTCTGTATTACAATTTAGAGCTAAACCATGTGTTGTTATATAACGACTTCCATGAATACCAATGGCACAAATCTTTTTGTCATTTACCCATACACCAGTGTTTGGGGATGTTTCACCTTTAATGCCAAATTCGGCGCATAAACGAATAATCATTTTCTCTATTTGGCACACATACCATTTAATGCTagctttaaattcttttaaatttaatataggATATGCTACTAATTGTCCAGGCCCGTGAAAAGTTATAAGACCACCTCGATTTGTTCTAAAAAACTCAGCACCTAAACTTTTTAACTTGTTTTGATCTTCTAGTGTATAATCTTTATCTCTAATTCCAACTGTATATACTGGATCATGCTCAAGCAATACTAATGTATTGCAACTATTGTTTTCTACCCTTTGGTGATGCTGAtcagataatattttttgtagctTAAGCCCGAATCTATAACTTAATCTACCAGCCCATAAAACTTTAACTATTTTTTTAGTCATATTGAGACATTAATATTCTGTGTCtcttttaattcattattctttaaatttgcCTGTTCTTGTATAGTTATATGCAAGAGCCAAGAAACCTGTAAAAATAgtaaatgattttaatattaaaattaaaaatataattgaagtagtaatagtaatataatgtttttatagtTAACATACATAAGCATCTGTTGCTGCATAAAGTTTCTGCTCATCATTTAATGGATGCATATGCCATTTACTTTTTCTAACTTTTGGGTCCTTActaatctttttctttaactaAACCAAGAAAGATCACACAAtgagtaatattaatttccttttatcatttgaaatttgttttattgtaaTCAAAATACCAACCACATATTCTGTTAACTTCTCTAAACTCCACCGACAAGACCTATTTAATACTGTATTTGCAAATTTACCACAATCAAAACAATTGTTTTCTACGACTTTACAAGCTGGAAATTCCTTAAAATCTCTACCTAGTTTCCAGATATcactgtaatataaataaattatgaaaaatacatgaattttattataataaagcTTTATCAATTAACTGACTTCTTTATGTTAACTCCAACTAATCTCACTTTTGGATGACTTAAAAGGACCACAAATGCAGctggtaatttttttaatgaatatatatgtaacagataacaaatattttcactgAAACAAATTTGTGCTAAGGCTGTTTTACCAGATCCAGTTTGAAAACTAAAAGGCCACTCCAAATCAAATCCTATTGGTactattttatcatatttttctatttctgttctaaaaaaattacaatgaaatgttcagtataaattaatatttgagaatcatctttcttttctaagtCAATTGTGTAAGTCTTACATAAGATTATCACAAATCATAGCACATTCGTTAAAATcattgatataattaatgtaGCCTGAGAATATAATTGGTGGGAGTTCAGATACAGTTGATTTTTCCTTTGGAGGAATCTTCTGGTCTAATTTTGcctattaaaacatttatgttaatagtgaaatataaattacatctaaattttaataaaatgtttagaaTAGTTACAGTTGGTTAATATGTGCAgtataatatatcaataaattttatctgatttcaataaaagacaataaataggaaaaatgtACAAAGTGTTCCAGTTATTAACCTCAAAAGTAATGCTACAGAtcatattacgataataatattcatacatTTAAGTTGGTCATCAAAAGCTGATATCGTATTCTTACTTAATTTaatgaagatataaataacaacaacaatcgAATTGAGGTTAAGAGAAATAGGCGTTATCAACGTTGAAAAcactattaaattttcaaataataaaaattcctagataattgttataaataatatagattctttaatttttattgtatgctaaaacattatatacaatcTGCATATAGCATTAATACaatcaatataataataaataatatcgttaTGAATTAATACCTTTAACTTAGAGCTAGAGCTACGTGTAATCATTATTacaacaaaaagaaataactaGCACAACtgaaaattcaaacaaaaaacagtgaaataaaaagaaaattataaattattttaagtttcTAAAACAAACTTTCTTATTTGTTCAAAAATGTTACGCATCTCACTGTTACCAACcaaaaattagtaattttctttataaaacatgttttgttttacaagagaggaaatttcctctctggttTTAACTACTAATATCTGAAATTGtctcttcgaatatttattatatttgaaaaatattatgatttttaccaatttcgaaaaattgataattttgtattgaCATAAATGATCATGAACTGTACTATTTGATATGTTATTCGCCTGTAATACCACAATAAAGTaggaaatagtaaaaaatggcgggaataaaattttttcgatTCATTTACTCCCGTTTCATTCTTCAATTGGGGATCTTTAAATACTCAGActtcaaatatttgcaaatgaatCATTTAACATATGCCATTACAATATTCTTcgcagaaaattaaataagtttttccaataaacattttataatgcgaaaaataacgaaaatataaaaatggctcaaccaaaatattttgtttcttgagCTTAAATTTCTCTCCAAATTAAGATTTACACGTAATCAGTTAATCTATGCGTAAGAAATAATACTGCATAGGAAGATTCAATAACACAtacttacatatgtatatatacatattctaaCGATTgggaatttatattttattcctaaCAGCAATCTAAATTAGATATGTTCTATTAGAATAGGAATTTTTAAACGTATCGataataaaaagtgaaatgatatttaatcCAGTTTACTTTGTGTAAACTTATTAACTAagagtaattattataaagagTAATAGAAGAGTGATTTCgaactttattatttcaaaattttgcaaaattatgtactatatttttaacttaGAAATTTAAGACTTAAAaataacatatgtatatatatatatgtaatatttaaatcttgtaataaattgcaaactttgataaatgaaatttttcgtatattttaaaattaatgtattgtttgtttatttttttaaattttatcacaATTGATACAAAGTGTCAATTATTATGTAGGcggataaaaaaataaatgtgtatatttcaattttcattttaaaaatgaagtaaagatgattttaaaatagaacttACATAGTGTAATATGTATTGAAAgtctgaaaataattattaagcaGTTGTAAAAGTAAAAGTGATTGTAATAGTACTAAAtaagattataattaatattgaacGTTGTTGTTATACAAGATTATCAgtgtactattatatattctcGGAAAAAGTTTCAGGTtttcttgtaatatttattgtatgtatgtatattatgaaTGTTGGAGGTTAGAATGACATCGACAAATTtcaataagaaaagaatattagtataaatctatttttatatcacgCTTAACGTCTAAAAGGAACTTaggaaggaaatattaaacaaaatggaaaatacTAAATTAAATGAAGATTCAGCGCAAATatcacaacattttttaacccGTGTTTATTATGCTGCCAAAGATGGTATGGGTATTATTGTTTATAATCTTCTCAGTAGTGAAGATGCTAAGCTGGTAAATGTTGTGATTAATCAAAAAGTATTGGAAGAAGATGGTCAACATTGTACACCATTAATAATAGCTGCACGATATGGCCATAATAAAgtagttaaaatattacttgataaatttaagCCTGATTTGGAACAAGAAGGAACAGTTAAATTTGATGGATATGTTATTGAAAAGGCAACTGCTTTATGGTGTGCTGCTGGTGCAGGACATTTGACAGTTGTGAAGATACTAGTAAAAGCTGGTGCCAATGTTAATCACCCTACTAAAAGCTTATCTACCCCTTTGAGGGCAGCTTGTTTTGATGGACGATtagatattgtaaaatatttaatagaacataatgcagatataaatattttaaatcagTTCAATAATACATGTTTAATGATTGCTGCATATAAGGGTCATTTAGATATAgtaagtataatattataatttgaataatataaaattatgtatttaactTATAATGTCAATTTCagcaattttattgtatttacaaCAGGTGacttttcttttgcaaaaagGTGCAAATCCAAATGAGAAAGCAAATTGTGATACAACTGCATTACATTTGGCAGCTGAACGTGGatatactaatataatatCTGAGTTATTGAAATATGGGACACATATGACAAAGAATGTTAGTGGAATGACACCATTAATAGCAGCAGCAGAAAGAACTAGGGCTGAAGtcgtagaatatttaataaaatatgtaaaagttaCTAGAGAAGAAGCAATTGAAGCATATGAGCTTCTTGGAGCTTCTTATGCCAATGATGAGCGCAATTATTGTTTAACAAAggcttataaatatttatggaaagcGATGAAACAtaggtaaaaaatatttataattttagaaagatGCTATTCAGGAACAACTAGTTAATTCTTGTTGTTACAGATTCAGAGATCcggataatattatttataaaaaattaggtaaaagtataaaagCATATGATAATTGGAAAGAATGTGATACtctagaaaaattgaaaagtattaGAAATAATCAAAATGCTATTCATATGGAATCATTGGCTATTCGAGAGAGGATACTAGgttacaattttaattcaataaatattgataggataattcttttttgttattctttttatcctgattttttattgttttattaatattaggaCAGCATAATCCAAAAGTGCCACATCATATTATATTCAGAGGAGCAGTTTTTGCAGATAGTGCTAGATTTGATAGATGTATAGATCTCTGGCTTCATGCTTTATATTTGAAGCAACTGAACAATATACCAGTTGTAAAAGATCTTTTAAGGTTTGCGCAGGTATTTATCCACTAAATGATCCgatcaaacaattttatatattcccTATATGtcgttctatttttttttaaatcttatttGTAGGTATTTTCACAAATGATACATGTAGGAGTAGATCTTGAGTTTTCTCAAGTCTTGAATGTTTTAGAAGCTTGCGTAACAGAACTTACTCGTAATAAATCTAAACTCAACAATCCTGATTCTGAGGAAGATATAGAACAACATATTGTAAgctaaaaaattgatttctgtgttgaattatatattatgaaataactttcataaattaaaaattgcagGAGGAGATGGAATCAAATATTACAACTACATTGTATATATTGACAATTTTAACAAAACTTTTAACATTGAATGAGAGTAAATATGAAGaacaagataaaaataagGCATATCAATTAGTTCATAAACTCTGTGCTTTACAATTATGTTTAAAGGATGGCCAGACATTATTGCATCTTGCTGTAAATGCTGCCACTTTGGTGGATGATTTCCATACTAATCATGTCTGCAAGTATGTTTATAAGTctcttttttaaagtaaagtaTCATGGTGAAATTTAATAGGAGTTTAGTTTTGCTCATATTAGATAAtgttaataaagtattattaacactctt includes:
- the LOC132905899 gene encoding 3'-5' exonuclease isoform X2; amino-acid sequence: MITRSSSSKLKAKLDQKIPPKEKSTVSELPPIIFSGYINYINDFNECAMICDNLITEIEKYDKIVPIGFDLEWPFSFQTGSGKTALAQICFSENICYLLHIYSLKKLPAAFVVLLSHPKVRLVGVNIKNDIWKLGRDFKEFPACKVVENNCFDCGKFANTVLNRSCRWSLEKLTEYVLKKKISKDPKVRKSKWHMHPLNDEQKLYAATDAYVSWLLHITIQEQANLKNNELKETQNINVSI
- the LOC132905899 gene encoding putative lipoyltransferase 2, mitochondrial isoform X3; this encodes MTKKIVKVLWAGRLSYRFGLKLQKILSDQHHQRVENNSCNTLVLLEHDPVYTVGIRDKDYTLEDQNKLKSLGAEFFRTNRGGLITFHGPGQLVAYPILNLKEFKASIKWYVCQIEKMIIRLCAEFGIKGETSPNTGVWVNDKKICAIGIHGSRYITTHGLALNCNTDLSWFNHIIPCGIKGKGVTSISQELNINVTIQDVLPLFQNAFQDQFQCTLIEYPIEESYQLFKLVNNNMCAQKT
- the LOC132905889 gene encoding protein fem-1 homolog B; this translates as MENTKLNEDSAQISQHFLTRVYYAAKDGMGIIVYNLLSSEDAKLVNVVINQKVLEEDGQHCTPLIIAARYGHNKVVKILLDKFKPDLEQEGTVKFDGYVIEKATALWCAAGAGHLTVVKILVKAGANVNHPTKSLSTPLRAACFDGRLDIVKYLIEHNADINILNQFNNTCLMIAAYKGHLDIVTFLLQKGANPNEKANCDTTALHLAAERGYTNIISELLKYGTHMTKNVSGMTPLIAAAERTRAEVVEYLIKYVKVTREEAIEAYELLGASYANDERNYCLTKAYKYLWKAMKHRFRDPDNIIYKKLGKSIKAYDNWKECDTLEKLKSIRNNQNAIHMESLAIRERILGQHNPKVPHHIIFRGAVFADSARFDRCIDLWLHALYLKQLNNIPVVKDLLRFAQVFSQMIHVGVDLEFSQVLNVLEACVTELTRNKSKLNNPDSEEDIEQHIEEMESNITTTLYILTILTKLLTLNESKYEEQDKNKAYQLVHKLCALQLCLKDGQTLLHLAVNAATLVDDFHTNHVCKFPCAATTKLLICCGADVNAMDNERNTPLHIIVSYREPVSDFMTLHSIIMDLIEAGAHMDTVNSNGKTPYDAVATGVAEIILRTQTKLSLKCMAAKVVNAYNLSYYGNVPRSLESFIELHGPGLNQG
- the LOC132905899 gene encoding 3'-5' exonuclease isoform X1 gives rise to the protein MYEYYYRNMICSITFEAKLDQKIPPKEKSTVSELPPIIFSGYINYINDFNECAMICDNLITEIEKYDKIVPIGFDLEWPFSFQTGSGKTALAQICFSENICYLLHIYSLKKLPAAFVVLLSHPKVRLVGVNIKNDIWKLGRDFKEFPACKVVENNCFDCGKFANTVLNRSCRWSLEKLTEYVLKKKISKDPKVRKSKWHMHPLNDEQKLYAATDAYVSWLLHITIQEQANLKNNELKETQNINVSI
- the LOC132905897 gene encoding innexin inx1; this encodes MYKLLGGLGQYLKWQDITTDSMVFRLHNRFTTVLLFTCSMVITATQYVGNPISCIVQGLPTHPINTYCWITSTFTMPDAFNRQVGVEVAHPGVANDFGDVDARKYYTYYQWVCFMLFFQAVLCYVPQWLWNMCEGGLINALVMGMNHSLDCEENIQKKKSMLMVYLMQYRKTHNKYVYRYFGCEVLCLINIFLQLCLMNQFFDGEFLSYGLRVLSLPDVPQEERVDPMVYIFPRVTKCIFHKYGASGTIQKHDSLCILPLNIVNEKTYIFIWFWFTILLVLLLGLIVYRAAIIFAPAIRPRLLQLSSRLPSIETCSSISKKIDLGDWWLLYILSSNMDSLIYRDFLQELTKKMSDTHSVAA
- the LOC132905899 gene encoding 3'-5' exonuclease isoform X4; the protein is MICDNLITEIEKYDKIVPIGFDLEWPFSFQTGSGKTALAQICFSENICYLLHIYSLKKLPAAFVVLLSHPKVRLVGVNIKNDIWKLGRDFKEFPACKVVENNCFDCGKFANTVLNRSCRWSLEKLTEYVLKKKISKDPKVRKSKWHMHPLNDEQKLYAATDAYVSWLLHITIQEQANLKNNELKETQNINVSI